The following proteins are co-located in the Malus sylvestris chromosome 13, drMalSylv7.2, whole genome shotgun sequence genome:
- the LOC126595175 gene encoding uncharacterized protein LOC126595175, translating into MPCYPFQQNGFLISYSDSAPTHYSLKIGSFSWLTKISVDKYESGEFEAGGYKWKLVLYPNGNKKKNVEGHISVYLEMVGADSLETGFEVYVNFRFFLLDQNKGMFLVLQDANKKEKCFHGVMRYSGFDRLITLKSFTDASNGYVIDDSCVIGAEVFVCKERRAREGESISMVKVAVMCKHVWKVENFSKLGADPYKSEPFTARERNWKIVLYPNGHKKGKGTHISLFLELDDPEKLSGSKVFAEFSMRIVDQMHAKHECLKANNWFSTSTRDFGWPTFLKLDTFSQAGNGFLVKDACIVEADITIRGTATAL; encoded by the exons ATGCCTTGTTATCCGTTTCAACAAAATG GGTTTTTGATATCATATTCAGATTCAGCTCCAACTCATTACTCTCTGAAAATCGGGTCATTTTCATGGCTAACCAAAATTTCAGTGGACAAATATGAGTCGGGAGAATTTGAAGCTGGAGGATACAAATG GAAACTAGTGCTCTACCCGAAtggaaacaagaagaaaaatgtgGAAGGCCACATCTCTGTTTACTTGGAAATGGTTGGAGCTGATTCACTTGAGACTGGATTCGAAGTATATGTTAATTTCAGGTTCTTTTTACTTGATCAGAATAAGGGAATGTTCCTGGTTCTTCAAG ATgccaataaaaaggaaaagtgtTTCCATGGGGTAATGCGTTATTCGGGATTTGATAGGCTTATCACTCTTAAATCGTTTACTGATGCTTCCAATGGATATGTCATTGATGATTCCTGTGTGATTGGAGCTGAGGTCTTTGTTTGTAAAGAAAGAAGAGCTCGCGAAGGAGAGTCAATATCGATGGTCAAGGTTGCTGTTATGTGCAAGCATGTTTGGAAGGTTGAGAACTTTTCAAAGTTAGGTGCTGACCCCTATAAATCAGAACCATTCACTGCCAGAGAACGGAATTG GAAGATAGTGCTCTATCCTAACGGACATAAGAAAGGAAAGGGTACtcatatttctcttttcttggaATTGGATGATCCGGAAAAACTTTCTGGTTCCAAAGTATTTGCAGAGTTTTCCATGCGCATTGTAGATCAAATGCATGCCAAACATGAGTGCTTAAAAG CAAACAACTGGTTCAGTACCTCAACTCGGGATTTCGGTTGGCCTACCTTCCTTAAACTGGACACCTTCAGTCAGGCAGGTAATGGGTTTTTGGTGAAGGATGCTTGCATAGTAGAGGCCGATATCACTATCCGTGGAACTGCAACAGCACTGTAG
- the LOC126595182 gene encoding long chain base biosynthesis protein 1-like, giving the protein MCYWMRVTHLVCLENLEEVEKIDIITGAMGHALATEGGFCTGSARVTNHQRLSSSGYVFSASLPPYLASAAITAIDILEENPGLITKLKKNIAILWKGLSAIQGLSFASSPES; this is encoded by the exons ATGTGTTATTGGATGAGAGTAACTCATTTGGTGTGCTTGGAAAATCTGGAAGAG GTTGAAAAAATAGATATTATTACTGGTGCAATGGGACACGCAttagccacagaaggaggattTTGCACTGGAAGTGCTAGAGTCACCAATCACCAA CGATTGAGTAGCTCTGGGTACGTCTTTTCTGCTTCTTTGCCCCCATATCTTGCGAGTGCTGCCATTACTGCCATTGATATCCTCGAGGAAAACCCTGGTCTgataacaaagctgaagaaaaaTATTGCCATATTATGGAAAG GATTGTCAGCTATACAGGGCCTCTCATTCGCTAGCAGTCCAGAATCCTGA